A single Perca flavescens isolate YP-PL-M2 chromosome 2, PFLA_1.0, whole genome shotgun sequence DNA region contains:
- the LOC114567870 gene encoding aldehyde dehydrogenase family 9 member A1 codes for MAQSVLDTMPGAATGAVLLTDPLNFWGGKRVKPRQEKNAEPVFEPATGRVLCQMVPCGAEEVEEAVESAHTAYLKWSKMAGMERARVMLEAARLIRERREKIAKLETINNGKSITETLVDIDISWQAIEYYAGLAGTLAGQHVQLPGGSFAYTRREPLGVCVGIGAFNYPFQIAAWKSAPALACGNAIVFKPSPMTPVTAVILAEIYKEAGVPDGLFCVVQGGADTGTLLCHHPKVAKVSFTGSVATGKKVMEMSAKGVKQVTLELGGKSPLLIFKDCELENAVKGALMANFLTQGQVCCNGTRVYVQREIMPQFLEEVVKRTKAISVGDPLLDGTRMGALISKPQLEKVLGFVNQAKKEGAKVLCGGEPFVPSDPKLKGGYFMSPCVLDNCRDDMTCVKEEIFGPVMSVLPFDTEEEVIQRANNTTFGLASGVFTRDISRAHRVAEKMEAGTCFINNYNVSPVEVPFGGYKMSGFGRENGQVTIEYYSQLKTVVVEMGDVENYF; via the exons ATGGCTCAGTCAGTTCTCGACACCATGCCCGGAGCCGCGACAGGAGCCGTGCTGCTCACAGACCCCCTGAATTTCTGGGGTGGGAAGCGAGTGAAGCCCAGGCAGGAGAAAAACGCAGAGCCCGTGTTTGAACCTGCGACTG GCCGTGTCTTGTGTCAGATGGTACCCTGTGGCgctgaggaggtggaggaggccGTAGAGAGCGCCCACACTGCCTACCTAAAATGGAGCAAGATGGCAGGCATGGAGAGGGCTCGGGTGATGTTAGAGGCTGCCCGCCTTATCAGG GAAAGAAGGGAGAAGATTGCAAAGTTGGAAACGATCAACAATGGCAAGTCCATCACTGAAACACTGGTGGATATCGATATTTCCTGGCAGGCCATTGAGTACTATGCTGGCCTGGCTGGTACACTTGCAG GCCAGCACGTCCAGCTGCCTGGTGGATCATTTGCGTACACGCGGAGGGAGCcccttggtgtgtgtgtaggaaTCGGTGCGTTTAATTACCCCTTCCAGATCGCTGCATGGAAATCTGCTCCTGCTCTGGCATGTG GTAATGCCATTGTATTTAAGCCCTCTCCAATGACTCCTGTGACTGCCGTGATTCTGGCTGAGATCTACAAAGAGGCAGGAGTACCCGATGGGCTCTTCTGTGTGGTTCAAGGTGGAGCAGACACTGGCACTTTGCTCTGCCATCACCCAAAGGTGGCCAAAGTTTCTTTCACTGGCAGTGTGGCAACCGGCAAAAAG GTCATGGAAATGTCTGCAAAGGGGGTGAAGCAGGTGACTCTGGAGCTTGGAGGGAAATCTCCCCTCCTGATCTTCAAAGACTGTGAGCTGGAAAACGCAGTGAAGGGAGCACTCATGGCCAACTTCCTGACACAGGGACAG GTTTGCTGCAATGGGACCAGAGTGTATGTGCAAAGAGAGATCATGCCCCAGTTCCTGGAAGAAGTGGTGAAGAGGACCAAGGCCATCTCTGTGGGGGACCCCCTGTTGGACGGCACCCGCATGGGAGCACTGATCAGCAAGCCCCAACTGGAGAAAGTGCTGGGCTTTGTCAATCAGGCCAAGAAAGAG GGAGCCAAAGTGCTTTGTGGAGGAGAGCCATTCGTCCCCAGTGACCCCAAATTGAAAGGGGGGTACTTCATGTCACCCTGTGTACTCG ATAACTGCAGAGATGACATGACCTGTGTGaaggaggagattttcggcccAGTCATGTCTGTGCTGCCATTCGACACGGAGGAAGAAGTGATCCAAAGGGCCAACAACACCACATTCGGACTGGCCTCTGGAGTCTTCACCAG GGACATTTCTCGAGCCCATCGTGTGGCTGAGAAAATGGAGGCAGGGACCTGCTTCATCAACAACTACAACGTCAGCCCTGTGGAAGTGCCATTTGGAGGATACAAGATGTCAG GCTTTGGCAGAGAGAACGGCCAGGTAACAATCGAGTACTACTCCCAGCTGAAGACTGTGGTTGTGGAAATGGGCGACGTCGAGAACTACTTCTAA